In Alistipes ihumii AP11, a genomic segment contains:
- a CDS encoding 5-formyltetrahydrofolate cyclo-ligase, translating to MMNEKNTIRSEIRRQAELRNERWRRQSSEAILRRLERLDVFERAASVALYWSLPGEVFTHDLVERWSRSKRIYLPVMQGDGLILKRFTDRNDLRKARFGVQEPVTGETAGPGDMELIVVPGVAFDRQGNRLGHGKGFYDRLLHEPGLLKAGVCFDYQMQERIPHEAHDVAMDLLVCGSDRNAELIECRRPRSETARNA from the coding sequence ATGATGAACGAAAAAAATACGATCCGCAGCGAAATCCGGCGGCAAGCCGAGTTACGGAACGAACGATGGAGACGGCAATCGTCCGAGGCGATCCTTCGGAGACTCGAACGGCTCGACGTTTTCGAGCGGGCCGCGAGCGTCGCGTTGTACTGGTCGCTGCCGGGCGAGGTTTTCACGCACGATCTGGTCGAGCGCTGGAGCCGGTCCAAACGGATCTATCTGCCAGTCATGCAGGGCGACGGACTGATCCTGAAGCGGTTCACCGACCGGAACGACCTGCGGAAAGCCCGCTTCGGGGTGCAAGAACCGGTCACGGGCGAAACGGCCGGTCCCGGCGACATGGAACTGATCGTCGTTCCGGGCGTAGCCTTCGACCGGCAAGGAAACCGGCTCGGGCACGGCAAGGGCTTCTACGACCGGCTGCTTCACGAGCCGGGTCTTTTGAAAGCGGGCGTCTGTTTCGACTACCAAATGCAGGAGCGTATACCCCACGAAGCGCACGACGTCGCCATGGACCTGCTCGTGTGCGGATCGGATCGGAACGCCGAGCTGATCGAATGCCGCAGGCCGAGGAGCGAAACGGCCCGGAACGCCTGA
- a CDS encoding fumarate reductase, whose translation MGNLLTSTIGRKLIMSVSGLFLVLFLLFHMSMNLAAVFSTEAYNAICEFLGANWYALAGTLILAAGVVVHLVYATVLTLHNRSSRGSQRYAMTAEPEGVTWASRNMYVLGIIIVLGLLLHLYNFWYNMQFAEIIGNHELGPFPPADGAAYIAALFSSPVYCIIYLVWFAAIWFHLTHGFWSAFHTIGWDNQTWLPRLKRIANVVATIVFLCFALVVIVFYLRSLGVCGGSCAGF comes from the coding sequence ATGGGCAATCTGTTAACATCTACCATCGGGAGGAAACTGATTATGAGTGTCTCGGGTCTTTTCCTCGTGCTGTTTCTGTTGTTCCACATGTCGATGAACCTGGCGGCCGTCTTCTCGACGGAGGCTTACAACGCGATCTGCGAGTTTCTGGGTGCCAACTGGTACGCGCTCGCCGGCACGCTGATCCTGGCCGCCGGCGTGGTCGTGCATCTGGTCTATGCGACGGTGCTGACCCTTCACAACCGCAGCTCGCGGGGCAGCCAGCGCTACGCCATGACGGCCGAGCCCGAAGGGGTTACGTGGGCTTCGCGGAACATGTACGTGCTCGGGATCATCATCGTGCTCGGACTGCTGCTGCACCTTTACAACTTCTGGTACAACATGCAGTTCGCCGAGATCATCGGCAACCACGAGCTCGGTCCCTTCCCGCCCGCCGACGGCGCGGCCTACATCGCGGCGCTGTTCAGCAGCCCGGTCTACTGCATCATCTACCTCGTTTGGTTCGCCGCCATATGGTTTCACCTGACGCACGGATTCTGGAGCGCTTTCCATACGATCGGCTGGGATAACCAGACGTGGCTTCCGCGGCTCAAGCGTATCGCCAACGTCGTAGCCACGATCGTGTTCCTTTGCTTCGCGCTCGTCGTGATCGTGTTCTATCTGCGCAGCCTCGGCGTCTGCGGCGGATCGTGCGCCGGCTTCTAA
- a CDS encoding fumarate reductase/succinate dehydrogenase flavoprotein subunit, whose translation MIKLESKAPQGPLAEKWSKHKAEIKVVSPANKRKLDIIVIGTGLGGASAAASLGELGYNVKVFCISDSPRRAHSIAAQGGINAAKNYQNDNDSVFRLFYDTIKGGDYRAREANVYRLAEVSNSIIDQCVAQGVPFAREYGGLLANRSFGGAQVSRTFYARGQTGQQLLLGAYAALNRQIAAGTVKSYPRHEMLELVMVDGKARGIITRNLVTGEIERFGAHAVVMATGGYGNVFFLSTNAMNSNGSAAWQCYKKGAVFANPCFTQIHPTCIPVHGTQQSKLTLMSESLRNDGRIWVPKKKEDVEKLRAKKIKPSQIPEEDRDYYLERRYPAFGNLVPRDVASRAAKERCDAGFGVNETGLAVFLDFSTAIARLGEQTIRERYGNLFQMYEKITDVNPYKEPMQIFPAVHYTMGGIWVDYNLMTTIPGLYAIGEANFSDHGANRLGASALMQGLADGYFVLPYTIGDYLSHEIQSPKVKTDTPEFDEAEKSVRDRIAKLLSIQGKDTVDELHKKLGHIMWENVGMARTKESLEKAIVEIQALRKEFWANVRVPGSDKEFNQELEKALRLADFLELGELMARDGLNRNESCGGHFRVEMQTPEGEAKRDDENYLYVAGWEYAGDDKEPVLVKEPLVFEAVHLAQRNYKD comes from the coding sequence ATGATTAAGTTAGAATCGAAAGCTCCTCAGGGGCCGTTGGCCGAAAAATGGAGCAAGCATAAGGCGGAGATCAAGGTGGTCAGCCCCGCCAACAAGAGAAAACTCGACATCATCGTCATAGGCACCGGCCTGGGCGGCGCTTCGGCCGCCGCTTCGCTCGGCGAGCTGGGATACAACGTCAAGGTATTCTGCATCAGCGATTCGCCGCGTCGCGCGCATAGCATCGCGGCTCAGGGCGGTATCAATGCGGCCAAGAACTACCAGAACGACAACGACTCGGTATTCCGCCTGTTCTACGATACGATCAAGGGCGGCGACTACCGGGCCCGCGAGGCGAACGTATACCGTCTGGCCGAGGTGTCGAACTCGATCATCGACCAGTGCGTCGCTCAGGGCGTTCCGTTCGCCCGCGAGTACGGCGGACTGCTTGCGAACCGTTCGTTCGGCGGTGCGCAGGTATCGCGTACGTTCTATGCCCGGGGTCAGACCGGACAGCAGTTGCTGCTGGGCGCCTATGCCGCGTTGAACCGTCAGATCGCCGCCGGAACCGTCAAGAGCTATCCCCGCCACGAGATGCTCGAGCTGGTCATGGTCGACGGCAAGGCCCGGGGTATCATCACGCGCAATCTGGTGACGGGCGAGATCGAGCGTTTCGGCGCCCATGCGGTCGTCATGGCTACGGGCGGATACGGCAACGTCTTCTTCCTGTCGACCAACGCGATGAACTCGAACGGCTCGGCCGCATGGCAGTGCTATAAGAAAGGCGCCGTATTCGCAAACCCGTGCTTCACGCAGATCCACCCGACCTGTATTCCGGTGCACGGTACGCAGCAGTCGAAGCTGACGCTGATGTCCGAGTCGCTGAGAAACGACGGCCGTATCTGGGTTCCCAAGAAGAAGGAGGATGTCGAAAAGCTGCGCGCGAAAAAGATCAAGCCTTCGCAGATTCCCGAGGAAGACCGCGATTACTATCTGGAGCGCCGTTATCCGGCTTTCGGCAATCTGGTGCCTCGCGACGTGGCGTCGCGCGCCGCCAAAGAGCGCTGCGACGCGGGCTTCGGCGTGAACGAGACCGGTCTGGCCGTGTTCCTCGACTTCTCGACCGCGATCGCGCGTCTGGGCGAGCAGACGATCCGCGAACGCTACGGCAACCTGTTCCAGATGTACGAGAAGATCACCGACGTGAATCCCTACAAAGAGCCGATGCAGATCTTTCCGGCCGTGCACTACACGATGGGCGGCATCTGGGTCGACTACAACCTGATGACGACGATCCCCGGCCTGTATGCCATCGGCGAGGCCAACTTCTCCGATCACGGAGCCAACCGTTTGGGCGCCTCGGCGCTGATGCAGGGTTTGGCCGACGGCTATTTCGTGCTTCCGTACACGATCGGCGATTATCTCTCTCATGAAATCCAGTCCCCGAAAGTGAAGACCGACACGCCCGAGTTCGACGAGGCCGAGAAGAGCGTCCGCGATCGGATCGCGAAGCTGCTGTCGATTCAGGGCAAGGATACCGTCGACGAACTGCACAAGAAGCTCGGTCACATCATGTGGGAAAACGTCGGTATGGCCCGTACGAAGGAGAGCCTCGAGAAGGCGATCGTCGAGATTCAGGCGCTTCGCAAGGAGTTTTGGGCCAACGTCCGTGTTCCGGGTTCCGACAAGGAGTTCAATCAGGAGCTCGAGAAGGCGCTCCGGCTGGCCGACTTCCTCGAACTGGGCGAGCTGATGGCCCGCGACGGTCTGAACCGCAACGAGTCGTGCGGCGGTCACTTCCGGGTCGAGATGCAGACTCCCGAGGGCGAGGCCAAGCGCGACGACGAGAACTACCTCTACGTGGCCGGCTGGGAGTATGCCGGGGACGACAAGGAGCCCGTTCTGGTCAAGGAACCGCTCGTGTTCGAGGCCGTGCATCTGGCTCAGCGCAACTACAAGGACTAA
- a CDS encoding succinate dehydrogenase/fumarate reductase iron-sulfur subunit — translation MNLKLKIWRQKNAHSQGKFVDYTVENISPDTSFLEMLDILNNDLIHKGEEPVVFDHDCREGICGMCSLHINGHAHGPDEDITTCQLHMRKFHDGETITIEPWRSRAFPVIKDLAVDRSAFDKILQAGGFVSVGTGGVPDANTIPIPKPDADESMDAAACIGCGACVATCKNGSAMLFVAARVSSLAKLPQGRVEGARRAKAMVAKMDELGFGACTNTGACEAECPKGISIAHIARLNREFLSAKLKD, via the coding sequence ATGAATTTGAAATTGAAAATATGGCGTCAGAAAAACGCCCATTCTCAGGGAAAGTTCGTCGATTATACGGTCGAGAACATTTCTCCCGACACTTCGTTCCTCGAAATGCTGGATATCCTGAACAACGATCTGATCCACAAGGGAGAGGAGCCCGTCGTGTTCGACCATGACTGCCGCGAGGGCATCTGCGGCATGTGCTCGCTGCACATCAACGGCCACGCGCACGGGCCCGACGAGGACATCACGACCTGCCAGCTGCACATGCGCAAGTTCCACGACGGCGAGACGATCACCATCGAGCCGTGGCGCTCGCGCGCGTTCCCAGTTATCAAGGACCTGGCCGTCGACCGCAGCGCGTTCGACAAGATTCTGCAGGCCGGCGGTTTCGTCTCGGTCGGAACCGGCGGAGTGCCCGACGCGAATACGATTCCGATTCCGAAGCCCGATGCCGACGAGAGCATGGATGCGGCCGCGTGCATCGGATGCGGCGCCTGCGTGGCTACCTGCAAGAACGGATCGGCCATGCTGTTCGTCGCAGCTCGCGTGTCGTCGCTCGCTAAGCTGCCGCAGGGCCGTGTCGAGGGCGCGCGTCGTGCGAAGGCGATGGTGGCCAAGATGGACGAGCTGGGCTTCGGCGCCTGCACGAACACCGGCGCCTGCGAGGCCGAGTGCCCGAAAGGCATCTCGATCGCCCACATCGCTCGGCTCAACCGTGAGTTCCTGTCGGCCAAGCTGAAGGACTAA